A genomic segment from Alistipes senegalensis JC50 encodes:
- a CDS encoding RsmE family RNA methyltransferase — translation MQLFYAPDIMPPLYALGEEESKHCVRVLRLRRGGRIHITDGRGNLFCCEITDDDPKRCTVRIVSVEEEFEKMPYALTLAVAPTKSPDRFEWLLEKATEVGVTEFLPLDTAHSERHVFKPARSEKVITAALKQSLKAYRPALLPLTPFREAVLQPFEGRRFIAHCAPARSPEGKVYLPDALRPGEKAAVFIGPEGDFSPEEIDFALARGFEEITLGTQRLRTETAALAATVMASVVNPPKSRDL, via the coding sequence ATGCAACTATTTTACGCACCGGACATCATGCCGCCCCTGTACGCCTTGGGCGAGGAGGAGTCGAAACACTGCGTCCGCGTACTGCGTCTGCGGCGCGGCGGACGTATCCATATAACCGACGGACGGGGCAATTTATTTTGCTGCGAGATCACCGACGACGATCCCAAACGCTGTACGGTGCGGATCGTCAGCGTGGAAGAGGAGTTCGAAAAAATGCCCTATGCGCTGACTCTGGCCGTCGCGCCGACGAAAAGCCCCGACCGTTTCGAGTGGCTGTTGGAGAAGGCCACCGAGGTCGGCGTCACGGAGTTCCTGCCCCTCGACACGGCCCACAGCGAACGGCACGTCTTCAAGCCCGCACGGAGCGAGAAGGTCATCACCGCAGCCCTGAAACAGTCGCTGAAAGCCTACCGCCCGGCGCTGCTGCCCCTCACGCCCTTCCGCGAAGCGGTGCTGCAGCCCTTCGAGGGACGGCGTTTCATCGCCCATTGCGCCCCGGCCCGGTCGCCCGAAGGCAAGGTCTACCTCCCCGACGCGCTCCGCCCGGGCGAGAAGGCCGCGGTCTTCATCGGCCCCGAGGGGGATTTCTCGCCCGAGGAAATCGACTTCGCCCTCGCCCGCGGGTTCGAGGAGATCACCCTCGGCACCCAGCGTCTGCGCACCGAAACGGCGGCCCTCGCGGCAACGGTCATGGCCTCGGTCGTAAACCCGCCTAAGAGTCGGGACTTATGA
- a CDS encoding chromate transporter → MQRLHTIFLSFFKIGLFTFGGGYAMLPLIERELIAKRKWIEQKEFLDLLTLAQSVPGPIAVNTSVFVGYKVRGFGGAVAALLGCVLPSFAIILAIALFFSDIRQNPVIDAAFKGMRPAVVALIIGPVISLARGMHWTMLGVIALAALAVWGLGWSPIWVLAAAALSGIAWELATVKKKGKQ, encoded by the coding sequence TTGCAACGCCTCCACACCATCTTCCTGTCGTTCTTCAAGATCGGACTCTTCACCTTCGGCGGCGGCTACGCCATGCTGCCGCTGATCGAGCGGGAGCTCATCGCCAAACGCAAATGGATCGAGCAGAAGGAGTTCCTCGACCTGCTGACCCTCGCGCAGTCGGTTCCGGGACCGATCGCCGTCAACACCTCGGTCTTCGTGGGCTACAAGGTCCGCGGCTTCGGCGGCGCCGTGGCGGCCCTGCTGGGGTGCGTGCTGCCGTCGTTCGCCATCATCCTGGCCATCGCGCTCTTCTTCTCCGACATCCGCCAGAACCCGGTCATCGACGCCGCCTTCAAGGGCATGCGCCCGGCCGTCGTGGCGCTCATCATCGGCCCGGTCATCTCGCTGGCCCGGGGCATGCACTGGACCATGCTGGGGGTGATCGCCCTCGCGGCCCTCGCAGTCTGGGGGCTGGGCTGGTCGCCGATCTGGGTGCTCGCCGCCGCAGCCCTGTCGGGCATCGCGTGGGAACTCGCAACCGTTAAAAAGAAAGGAAAGCAATGA
- a CDS encoding chromate transporter — MILWQLFLSYLKIGFFGFGGGYAMLSLIQNEVVVQHQWMTNAQFADIVAVSQITPGPIAINSATYVGYSVGVQTGHLWCGILGSVIATFAVCLPSLTLMILVARFFMRLQHNRLVEGAMRGMRPAVIGMIAAAALLLIFPHSDAPGDQNFIDAWSWVLFGGVFAGSWRKVNPILLIVLSAAAGILIYYVF, encoded by the coding sequence ATGATACTCTGGCAACTCTTCCTGTCGTATCTCAAAATCGGATTCTTCGGATTCGGCGGCGGCTACGCCATGCTGTCGCTGATCCAGAACGAGGTGGTCGTGCAGCACCAATGGATGACCAACGCCCAGTTCGCCGACATCGTCGCCGTGTCGCAGATCACCCCCGGCCCCATCGCCATCAATTCGGCGACCTACGTGGGTTACAGCGTCGGGGTCCAGACCGGACACCTCTGGTGCGGCATCCTCGGGTCGGTGATCGCCACCTTCGCCGTCTGCCTGCCGTCGCTCACGCTGATGATCCTCGTGGCGCGCTTCTTCATGCGGCTCCAGCACAACCGGCTGGTCGAGGGGGCCATGCGGGGCATGCGTCCGGCGGTGATCGGCATGATCGCCGCGGCGGCCCTGCTGCTGATCTTCCCCCACAGCGATGCCCCCGGCGATCAGAACTTCATCGACGCCTGGAGCTGGGTGCTGTTCGGCGGAGTCTTCGCAGGGTCGTGGCGCAAGGTCAACCCCATCCTGCTGATCGTCCTTTCGGCCGCGGCCGGAATACTCATCTATTACGTGTTCTGA
- a CDS encoding M3 family metallopeptidase, translating into MKRITALLTLILTMTLVSCKSDKHAGENPFFAEWNTPYGVPPFDRIAPEHFLPALERGMSLHDAEIDAITSDNDAPTFENVILAYDRSGRMLAQTELIFGMLCAAENTPEMQALQERVMPLLAAHADKILLNEKLFERVKAVYDRRGALELDAEQNRLLEKTYRDFVRAGALLDAEQKARLKAINGELSLAAVKFGQNILAENGNYALVLELADLDGIPSNVRDQAREKAEATGKKGKYVFTLHKPSLIPFLTYSQKRELREEIYKAYLNRCNNGDEYDNKQLINDFIRLRTEKAHLLGYPSYADYVVADEMAGTTDAVYKLLNEIWTPALERAKGELAEMEELFKKDHPDGEFASWDWWYYAEKVRKQKYQLEEELLRPYFSLENVQSGIFFLANRLYGITFRPIVVPLYHPDAIAYEVLDADESHLGVLYFDYFPRDGKSQGAWCGNYVEQTYEDGKRVAPVVSIVCNFTRPTSNAPALLTLDETETLFHEFGHALHFLFHDVKYRGLTEVEGDFVELPSQLMENWAFDPEVLKQYAVHYRSNEVIPEYLVAKLRRSELFNQGFMTTELIAASLSDMDIHSITEYEPFDPMEFERKALTEKRGLIPQIEPRYRYPYFSHIFDGGYSAGYYFYTWAEVLDKDVFEAFRESGDLFNKKIADDFRRKILARGGSEDGMTMYRDFRGKDPDKRAMLRSRGLWNEPEPVDSLAGSPEPAEGFRVEAVPEN; encoded by the coding sequence ATGAAACGTATCACCGCTTTATTGACACTTATTCTGACCATGACACTCGTGTCCTGCAAATCCGACAAGCATGCGGGCGAAAATCCCTTTTTCGCCGAATGGAATACGCCCTACGGGGTGCCGCCCTTCGACCGGATAGCTCCCGAACACTTCCTGCCCGCCCTGGAGCGCGGCATGTCGCTGCACGACGCCGAGATCGACGCCATCACGTCGGACAACGACGCCCCGACGTTCGAGAACGTCATCCTCGCCTACGACCGCTCGGGGCGTATGCTCGCGCAGACGGAGCTGATCTTCGGCATGCTCTGCGCCGCGGAGAACACCCCCGAGATGCAGGCTTTGCAGGAGCGGGTGATGCCCCTGCTGGCGGCGCACGCCGACAAGATTCTGTTGAACGAAAAGCTCTTCGAACGGGTGAAGGCCGTCTACGACCGGCGCGGCGCATTGGAGCTCGATGCCGAGCAGAACCGTCTGCTGGAGAAGACCTACCGCGATTTCGTGCGCGCCGGGGCGCTGCTCGACGCCGAGCAGAAAGCCCGTCTGAAAGCCATCAACGGCGAACTGTCGCTGGCTGCGGTGAAGTTCGGGCAGAACATCCTCGCTGAGAACGGCAACTATGCGCTGGTGCTCGAATTGGCCGACCTGGACGGCATTCCCTCCAACGTCCGCGATCAGGCCCGCGAGAAGGCCGAAGCGACGGGCAAGAAGGGCAAGTATGTCTTCACGCTGCACAAACCCAGCCTGATCCCGTTTCTGACCTACTCCCAGAAACGCGAACTGCGCGAGGAGATTTACAAGGCGTATCTCAACCGCTGCAACAACGGCGACGAGTACGACAACAAACAGCTGATCAACGACTTCATCCGTCTGCGCACGGAAAAGGCCCATCTGCTGGGCTATCCGTCGTATGCCGACTATGTGGTGGCCGACGAGATGGCCGGGACGACCGACGCCGTCTACAAGCTGCTGAACGAGATCTGGACGCCCGCGCTGGAGCGCGCCAAGGGCGAACTGGCCGAGATGGAGGAGCTTTTCAAAAAGGATCATCCCGACGGGGAGTTCGCCTCGTGGGACTGGTGGTACTATGCCGAGAAGGTCCGCAAGCAGAAATACCAGCTGGAAGAGGAGCTGTTGCGTCCCTATTTCTCGCTGGAGAACGTGCAGTCGGGGATTTTCTTCCTGGCGAACCGCCTCTACGGCATCACGTTCCGTCCCATCGTCGTGCCGCTGTACCATCCCGATGCGATCGCCTACGAGGTGCTCGATGCCGACGAATCGCATCTGGGCGTGCTCTATTTCGACTATTTCCCGCGCGACGGCAAGAGCCAGGGCGCGTGGTGCGGCAACTACGTGGAGCAGACCTACGAGGACGGCAAGCGCGTGGCGCCCGTGGTGTCGATCGTCTGCAACTTCACCCGTCCGACGAGCAATGCCCCCGCGCTGCTGACCCTCGACGAAACCGAAACGCTGTTCCACGAATTCGGGCATGCGCTCCATTTCCTCTTCCACGACGTGAAGTACCGCGGACTGACCGAGGTGGAGGGCGATTTCGTGGAGCTGCCCTCGCAGCTGATGGAGAACTGGGCCTTCGATCCCGAGGTGCTGAAGCAGTACGCCGTGCACTACCGTTCGAACGAGGTGATTCCGGAGTATCTGGTGGCGAAGTTGCGCCGCAGCGAGCTGTTCAACCAGGGCTTCATGACCACGGAGCTGATCGCCGCGTCGCTGTCGGACATGGACATCCACTCGATCACCGAATACGAGCCGTTCGACCCGATGGAGTTCGAGCGGAAGGCCCTGACCGAAAAACGCGGGCTGATTCCGCAGATCGAGCCGCGCTACCGCTATCCCTACTTCTCGCACATCTTCGACGGCGGATACTCCGCGGGCTACTATTTCTACACGTGGGCCGAGGTGCTGGACAAGGATGTTTTCGAAGCCTTCCGCGAGAGCGGCGACCTGTTCAACAAGAAGATCGCCGACGATTTCCGCCGCAAGATCCTCGCCCGCGGCGGTTCGGAGGACGGCATGACCATGTACCGCGATTTCCGCGGCAAGGACCCCGACAAGCGGGCGATGCTCCGCAGCCGGGGGCTGTGGAACGAACCCGAACCGGTCGATTCGCTGGCCGGCTCGCCTGAGCCTGCCGAGGGCTTCCGCGTAGAGGCTGTTCCCGAAAACTGA
- a CDS encoding DUF4405 domain-containing protein: MDAVLAPLFALTVYTGLELHVAGHGADHEAWHDWAVFHTLVGLLFTVFGAIHVRDHWGWYRGLWAKGPKGRSRIVSALSAVCVPLLVTAVLLLCCVDGANTPVGLCHYAAGLAAGILGILHVLTRARRLYGGLTAHVRTRNR, translated from the coding sequence GTGGATGCAGTATTGGCGCCTCTTTTTGCGCTGACGGTATATACGGGTTTGGAACTGCATGTCGCCGGGCACGGCGCGGACCATGAGGCATGGCACGACTGGGCGGTGTTCCACACGCTCGTCGGTCTGCTGTTTACGGTGTTCGGAGCCATACACGTCAGGGACCATTGGGGGTGGTATAGAGGGCTGTGGGCGAAAGGCCCGAAGGGCAGGAGCCGGATCGTATCGGCGCTGTCGGCCGTATGCGTTCCGCTGCTTGTTACGGCGGTGCTGCTATTGTGCTGCGTAGATGGGGCCAACACGCCGGTCGGGCTGTGCCATTACGCCGCGGGACTTGCCGCGGGAATCCTGGGGATACTGCATGTGCTGACGCGGGCCCGGCGTTTGTACGGCGGGCTGACGGCGCACGTCAGAACACGTAATAGATGA